The Cucumis melo cultivar AY chromosome 6, USDA_Cmelo_AY_1.0, whole genome shotgun sequence genome includes a region encoding these proteins:
- the LOC103483509 gene encoding LRR receptor-like serine/threonine-protein kinase RGI1 — protein sequence MQMSSMPSSRQYFSISSSSFFFFSFSCVLHCVSYVSASNGEASLLFSWLRSSGSGSHFSDWNDLDASPCTWTSISCSSHGFVTDINIQFVPLRLPLPSNLSSFRFLQKLVISGANITGKIPDDIGNCTELVVLDLSFNNLVGSIPGSLGNLQKLEDLILNGNQLTGSIPAELGFCSSLKNLFIFDNLLSGFLPSDVGKLENLEVLRAGGNKEITGEIPPEIGNCSKLTLLGLADTRISGRLPSSLGKLKNLQTLSIYTTLLSGEIPSDLGNCSELVDLYLYENGLSGSIPPQIGELKKLEQLFLWQNNLIGAIPKEIGNCSSLRRIDFSLNYLSGTLPLTLGKLSKLEEFMISDNNVSGSIPSSLSNAKNLLQLQFDNNQISGLIPPELGTLSKLTVLLAWQNQLEGSIPDSLEGCSSLEAIDLSHNSLTGVIPSGLFQLRNLTKLLLISNDISGPIPPEIGNGSSLVRLRLGNNRITGGIPRTIGRLSSLDFLDLSGNRISGPLPDEIGNCKELQMIDLSYNALEGPLPNSLASLSELQVFDVSSNRFLGELPGSLGSLVSLNKLVLRENLFSGSIPPSLGLCSGLQRLDLSNNHFTGTIPVELGQLDGLEIALNLSNNELYGPIPPQMSALTKLSVLDLSRNKLEGDLKPLAGLSNLVSLNISYNNFSGYLPDNKLFRQLSPTDLTGNERLCSSIRDSCFSMDGSGLTRNGNNVRLSHKLKLAIALLVALTFVMIIMGIIAVVRARRNIIDDDDSELGDKWPWQFTPFQKLNFSVDQVLRSLIDSNVIGKGCSGVVYRADIGNGEIIAVKKLWPTISAAADGYIDDKPKVRDSFSTEVKTLGLIRHKNIVRFLGCCWNKNTRLLMYDYMPNGSLGSLLHERGGNNDALDWGLRYKILLGAAQGLAYLHHDCVPAIVHRDIKANNILVGLDFEPYIADFGLAKLVDEGNFGRSSNTVAGSYGYIAPEYGYMMKITEKSDVYSFGVVVLEVLTGKQPIDPTIPGGQHVVDWVRQKKGMGVLDSALLSRPESEIEEMMQVLGIALLCVNFSPDERPNMKDVAAMLKEIKQETDSKIDVFVEGGSDGQENKRPRGVLLAMATASSSSNKLGIESVCVKSDGFSLTSSSLLHPSSSTAKMGAK from the exons ATGCAAATGTCGTCGATGCCTTCTTCGAGACAATATTTCTCcatctcctcctcctccttcttcttcttctcgttTTCCTGCGTTCTTCATTGTGTTTCTTATGTCTCTGCTTCTAACGGCGAAGCCTCTCTGTTATTTTCATGGCTTCGAAGTTCTGGTAGTGGTTCTCATTTCTCCGATTGGAATGATCTCGATGCTAGTCCATGTACTTGGACCTCCATTTCTTGCTCTTCTCATGGGTTTGTTACTGACATCAATATTCAGTTTGTTCCTCTTCGGCTTCCTCTGCCTTCGAATCTCTCTTCGTTTCGGTTTCTTCAGAAGCTTGTTATCTCCGGTGCTAATATTACCGGAAAAATTCCCGACGATATTGGGAACTGTACGGAACTTGTAGTTCTTGACTTGAGCTTCAATAATCTCGTGGGGTCTATTCCCGGAAGTCTTGGGAATCTCCAGAAGTTAGAGGACTTGATTTTGAACGGAAACCAGTTAACGGGGAGTATTCCGGCGGAGTTGGGGTTTTGTTCTAGCCTAAAGAATCTCTTCATTTTCGATAATTTACTATCTGGGTTTTTGCCGTCGGACGTTGGAAAATTGGAAAATCTCGAAGTTCTTCGAGCGGGAGGTAACAAAGAAATCACGGGAGAGATCCCACCGGAGATTGGAAACTGCAGTAAACTGACATTGTTAGGATTGGCCGATACTCGGATTTCTGGCCGGTTACCGTCGTCTCTGGGAAAGCTTAAGAATCTTCAGACATTGTCGATTTACACAACTTTGCTCTCCGGTGAAATCCCATCCGATTTAGGTAACTGTTCCGAGCTTGTTGATTTGTATCTTTATGAAAATGGTCTCTCAGGTTCGATTCCACCACAGATAGGAGAGCTTAAAAAACTTGAACAATTGTTCTTATGGCAGAACAATCTAATTGGAGCAATCCCAAAAGAGATTGGTAACTGTAGCAGTTTAAGAAGAATTGATTTCTCTTTGAATTATCTGTCTGGGACTTTACCTTTAACTTTAGGGAAACTTTCAAAGCTAGAAGAGTTTATGATTAGTGATAATAATGTCTCTGGTTCGATTCCTTCTAGTCTTTCAAATGCCAAGAATTTGTTGCAGTTGCAATTTGATAACAATCAGATTTCTGGGTTGATTCCACCAGAGCTTGGAACCTTATCAAAGCTTACTGTGTTGTTGGCATGGCAGAACCAACTTGAAGGAAGCATTCCTGACAGTTTGGAAGGGTGTAGTAGTCTTGAAGCTATTGATTTGTCTCATAACTCACTTACTGGTGTTATTCCTTCTGGATTGTTTCAGCTTCGTAATCTTACAAAACTTCTGTTGATTTCCAATGATATATCTGGTCCAATCCCTCCCGAAATCGGTAACGGCAGCTCGCTTGTGCGGTTGCGGCTTGGAAACAACCGGATTACAGGTGGGATTCCTAGAACAATTGGCAGGTTGAGTAGTTTAGACTTTCTTGATCTCTCTGGGAATCGCATTTCTGGTCCATTGCCTGATGAGATTGGGAATTGCAAAGAGTTGCAGATGATAGATTTGAGCTATAATGCTTTAGAAGGTCCTTTGCCTAACTCATTGGCATCTTTGTCTGAGCTTCAGGTCTTCGACGTTTCATCTAACCGATTTTTGGGGGAGCTTCCGGGGAGCCTCGGGAGTCTTGTTTCGTTAAATAAGCTTGTTTTGAGAGAGAACTTGTTCTCGGGATCAATACCACCATCACTTGGTCTATGTTCAGGTTTGCAACGACTCGATCTTAGTAACAACCATTTTACTGGCACTATTCCAGTGGAGCTTGGACAGCTTGATGGCCTTGAAATTGCTCTCAACCTCAGCAACAATGAGCTTTATGGGCCAATCCCACCTCAAATGTCTGCACTTACTAAGCTTTCGGTGCTCGATCTGTCCCGAAACAAGCTCGAGGGTGACTTGAAACCACTTGCAGGGCTGAGTAATCTGGTCTCTCTCAACATCTCTTACAATAATTTCAGTGGTTATCTTCCTGACAACAAGCTTTTCAGGCAGCTATCACCAACGGACCTGACTGGCAATGAAAGGCTATGTTCTTCGATCAGGGACTCTTGTTTTTCAATGGATGGATCAGGACTAACAAGGAACGGAAACAATGTGAGACTATCACATAAGCTTAAGCTAGCAATTGCCTTGCTTGTTGCTTTAACATTTGTCATGATAATTATGGGGATTATTGCTGTGGTTAGAGCAAGAAGAAAcataattgatgatgatgattcagAGTTAGGGGACAAATGGCCTTGGCAATTCACACCATTCCAGAAACTAAATTTCTCTGTGGACCAAGTGTTAAGAAGCCTCATTGATTCAAATGTGATTGGAAAAGGATGCTCTGGGGTTGTCTATCGTGCTGATATCGGTAATGGTGAGATCATTGCAGTGAAGAAACTTTGGCCAACAATATCAGCTGCTGCTGATGGGTATATTGACGACAAACCGAAGGTTCGTGATTCCTTCTCGACGGAGGTGAAAACTTTAGGCTTGATTCGTCATAAGAACATCGTTAGATTCTTGGGTTGTTGTTGGAACAAAAACACAAGGTTGCTCATGTATGATTACATGCCCAATGGGAGTTTGGGAAGCCTTCTTCATGAAAGGGGAGGGAATAATGATGCATTGGATTGGGGACTTAGGTACAAAATTTTGCTTGGTGCAGCACAGGGGCTTGCTTACTTGCACCATGACTGTGTCCCTGCTATTGTTCATAGGGACATCAAGGCCAATAACATTCTCGTTGGCCTAGATTTTGAGCCTTACATCGCTGATTTCGGCCTCGCCAAGCTTGTCGATGAAGGCAATTTTGGTCGGTCCTCCAACACAGTTGCTGGTTCTTACGGTTACATTGCTCCCG aATACGGATACATGATGAAGATCACAGAAAAGAGCGATGTTTATAGCTTTGGCGTCGTAGTATTAGAAGTCTTAACAGGAAAGCAACCAATTGATCCAACAATACCAGGAGGGCAACATGTGGTTGATTGGGTGAGACAAAAGAAAGGAATGGGAGTTCTAGACTCGGCTCTTCTGTCTAGGCCAGAGTCGGAGATAGAGGAAATGATGCAAGTTTTAGGCATAGCATTGCTGTGTGTGAACTTCTCCCCGGACGAGCGTCCGAATATGAAAGACGTCGCTGCTATGCTCAAAGAAATCAAGCAAGAAACCGACTCGAAGATCGACGTGTTCGTTGAAGGAGGGAGTGATGGTCAAGAAAATAAAAGGCCAAGGGGGGTACTGTTGGCAATGGCAACAGCTTCATCTTCTTCTAATAAACTGGGAATAGAAAGTGTTTGTGTTAAAAGTGATGGTTTCAGCCTCACTTCTTCCTCATTGCTTCACCCATCTTCCTCTACTGCCAAAATGGGAGCCAAATGA
- the LOC103484176 gene encoding glycine-rich protein 23, producing the protein MEKLFVLFLLVAIAAARGVPGGDQAEFVEAVEVKAVELPRNAGRGDNVRDEKNFIYGGVGGFAGMGGYAGLGGFPMLGGSAGIGKFGGIGGVAGIGSLGDPGGLGGGAGAGGASGIGGLAGHGLGGAGGIGGLAGHGLGGAGGIGTGSGIGGIGGSNGGIGGDGGAGGGPPVSGSIRP; encoded by the exons ATGGAGAAGCTTTTTGTATTGTTTTTGCTGGTGGCTATTGCGGCGGCGCGCGGCGTTCCTGGTGGAGATCAAGCGGAGTTCGTGGAGGCCGTTGAAGTGAAGGCGGTGGAGCTGCCGAGGAATGCTGGCCGTGGTGATAATGTTCGTGATGAGAAGAATTTTATCTACGGCGGAGTTGGCGGCTTCGCTGGCATGGGCGG ATACGCAGGGTTGGGAGGCTTTCCCATGCTAGGGGGTTCTGCCGGGATAGGAAAATTTGGTGGAATTGGTGGGGTCGCCGGAATTGGTAGCTTGGGAGACCCCGGCGGTCTGGGAGGTGGTGCCGGCGCCGGAGGAGCTAGCGGGATTGGCGGTTTAGCCGGGCATGGACTTGGCGGAGCAGGCGGAATAGGTGGTCTAGCTGGGCACGGACTTGGTGGGGCTGGGGGTATCGGAACCGGCAGTGGCATCGGGGGCATTGGAGGATCCAACGGTGGTATCGGAGGAGATGGGGGAGCTGGCGGTGGTCCGCCAGTCAGTGGCTCTATTCGCCCATAA